The DNA window GTCTCCATGACCCTCGGCACGGAAAAGCTCGGCATCGTCGGCGAGAGCGGATCCGGCAAATCGATGACCGCCCGTGCGTTGCTGAAACTGTTGCCTCCCTCGGCTAGGGTCAGCGCCGACAAGATGAAATTTGACGGGATCGACGTGCTGTCGGCGAGCGAGAGGAAAATGCGCTCGATCCGCGGCCGTCGGGCCGGACTCATCCTTCAGGATCCAAAATATTCACTCAATCCGATCATGACTGTCGGTAATCAGATCGCGGAAGCCTGGCGCAATTTTAACAAGGGCTCCCGTCGGGAGGCGCGGGAAGCGGCAATCGATCTTCTCGCGCAGGTCCAGATCCGCAATCCGGAACGGGTCGCCAACAGCTATCCGCACGAATTGTCGGGCGGTATGGGCCAGCGGGTGATGATCGCGATGATGATGGCCCCCGACCCCGAGCTCCTGATTGCCGATGAGCCGACGTCGGCGCTGGATGCTTCGGTGCAGGCGGAGATCCTCAAGCTGATGGAAGATCTCGTCTCCCGCCGGAACATGGGACTGATGCTGATCAGTCATGACCTGCCATTGGTGCGCCACTTTTGCGATCGTGTGGTCGTCATGTATTCGGGCCGGGTGGTCGAGGTGCTGGAAGCCGACCAGCTTGGACAATCGCAGCATCCCTATACGCGCGCATTGCTCGATTGTTTGCCGAGCCTGACCCATCCCAAGTCCCGCTTGCCTATCATGACACGAGATCCGGAATGGCTGACATGACCGAGATGAACAGCAACATGATATCCGTAGCGAACTTGCGGGTCAGTTTTGGTCATCATGAAGCGGTGCGCGGCGTGAGTTTCGAAGTTCCTCGGGGCGGCAGTTTCGGCATCGTTGGAGAAAGCGGATCGGGCAAGTCCACTATCATGCGGGTTCTGGCGGGGTTGAACGAAACCTGGGAAGGCACGGTGTGTATCGATGGCAAGCCTCAAGGGCCCCGGCGCTCGCTCGACTTCTCCCGCAAGGTGCAGATGGTGTTTCAGGACCCCTACGGTTCGCTGCATCCGCGCCAGACAGTCAACCGTACGCTGATCGAACCGCTGCTCGTCCAGGGCATCGGCGACGTCGACAAGCGGGTGAGCCGGATTCTTTCCGATGTGGCGCTGCCATCCACTGCGCGCTTTCGCTATGCCCACCAGCTTTCCGGCGGCCAGCGCCAACGCGTGGCGATCGCTCGGGCGCTGATTTCCGAACCCAGCATGCTGCTGCTGGATGAGCCGACCAGTGCATTGGATGTTTCGGTCCAGGCGGAAATCCTCAATTTGCTTGCCGATCTCCGTCGGGAGCGCGATCTCACTTATCTGATGGTCAGCCACAATCTGGCTGTGGTCGCTCATCTGTGCCCTGAGCTGGGGGTAATGGAAAACGGCGAGATGGTGGAAATCCTGTCAGCCGAAGACCTGCGCGCAGGCCGCACGAAGCATCCGCAGACCACTCGTCTGCGCGAGCTGGATGTCGAACTGGAATAGTGGCGAAAGTCCTTAGAACGCCCCCCGAAACTATGTAGGAGACCTGACGGAACTGGACGTCTGGAGGGCCTTCGTTTGGAGACGCGAATGACAATGATCCCGAACCGCACCCGATCGATCGTCTATTCGAACAGGGCTGCCGCGGCGACCTCCCATCCGCTGGCGACGCTGGTGGCCATCGAGACACTGAGCAAGGGAGGGAATGCGGTTGACGCGGCAGTCGCGGCCATCTCGGTTCAATGTGTCGTCGAGCCCCACCAGACCGGTGTAGGCGGAGACTGTTTTGCTCTTTACATGCCCCGGGGCGCGGCGGAGCCGATTGCCCTGAGCGGTGCCGGACGCGCACCGGAAGCGGCCAATCCGCAATACTATGCGGATAACAACATCACTGAACTGGCATTGGACTCGCCCCATTCCGTCACGGTTCCGGGGGCGGTCGCAGGCTGGTGCCGGCTCGTGGCCGATCATGGGCGCCTGCCGCTAGGCACCCTGCTGGAACCGGCCATCCGTATGGCTCGGGACGGGTATGTCATTCAGCCGGTGGTCGGTTTCGACCTGGCCACCGAGAGCGCCCTTCTTGCCTCCCATCCGGTTGCTGCCGGTGTCTTCATGCCGGACGGCAAGCCCGTGCCCGAAGGCAGTCTCCACCGTCAGCCGCTGCTGGCCAAGACCCTCGAGGCCATCGCAGAAAAGGGGCACTCAGGCTTTTATGGCGGCGAAATTGCCGACGACATGGTTTCCTGCCTGCGGAACCACGGCGGCTTGCACACCATGGCGGATTTTGCAGCAGCCCGGGCCGACTATGTGCCGACAATTTCATCCCGTTACAAAGGCTTCGACATCGTCGAGTTGCCGCCGAGCGGTCAGGGGCTTGCGGCGCTGATGATGCTGAATGCGCTGGACGGTATGGAGCTTTCCGATCCCGCAGTGTCGGAAGCCGACCGTATTCACATTCTCGCCGAACTTGCCAAGCTGGCCTATCTGCACCGGAACGAGCTGTTCTGCGATCCGGATTTCGCATCCACACCGGTGCAGGAGCTCTTGTCCGGCGCGTGGGCCGCCTTCGCTCGCGCGGGCATCGACATGAAAAAGGCGGCAGCCCCCACCGTCTGGCCGGAAGTCACCCAGCGCGATACGGTCTATGCCTGTATTGTCGATGAGGAAGGCAATGCCATCTCCTTCATCAATTCGCTGTTTCATTCCTTCGGCAGCTGCATCATGGCGCCGAAATCGGGCGTCTTGTTTCACAACCGCGGGGCCCAGTTCTCCCTTCAGGCGGGACACCCCAATGCGATAGCCGGCGGCAAGCGTCCCTTGCACACCCTTATGCCCGGCATGGTCATGAAAGACGGAGCCTGTGTTGCCCCCTTCGGCGTGATGGGGGGGCCCTATCAGGCGGCAGGTCACGCCGAGCTCCTGTCGAATATTCTGGATCGGGGGCTGGACGTGCAGCAGGCGTTGGATGCGCCGCGCAGCTTCTCCTATCGGGGCGTTCTGGAGGTGGAACCGCGCGCGGACGAGAGCGTTCTGGACGACCTTCGGCGGCGCGGCCATGACGCGTGCTGGGCAAAAAGGCCGATCGGCGGCGGCCAGATCATCTGGAAAAACGCCAGGACCGGCGTTCTGGCTGCAGCATCGGATCCCCGTAAGGATGGCTGTGCGCTTGGCCTCTAGAGCACGTCGCGAAAAAGGGGATACCGGTTTTTCGCAACAAGACGTGCGTCAGTAACGGAGAGGGCATGTCACGTGAATTCGATTGAACGCGACATGCTTCAGGTCGTCGGCGCTCAGAAGCATCGCGAGCGCAAACATTGGAAGTCGAAAACGAAAGAAAGCGTATCATGAAGATCGAGCAACGCCTTGTTGACCTGGGGATCGAACTGACGGTTCCGATGGCAGGTCCGAAGCAATACGGCAAACGCTACGGCAAGATGAAACCCTTCGTCATCACCGGAACGACCATGCATCTATGCGGACATTCTCCGGGCATGAAAGATGGCGTGGTGCGGTTTCCCGGTCGCCTGGGGCATGATGTGACCATAGAGGAGGGCTATCAGGCGGCAAGGCTTACAGGAATCAACTGCATTTCCACGATCAAGCGGGCCATCGGCGATCTCGACCGGGTCACCGCGGTGGTCAGCACGTTGAACTACGTCGCCTGCACTCACGATTTCTTCGAGCACTACAAGATCACCAATGGTCTGACCGATCTGCTGGAAGAGGTCTTCGGACCGGATATCGGCCTTGGTGCACGCGCCACTTACGGCGCACCGTCGCTCACGGACAACTACTGTTTCGAGACCTCCATGATCCTCGAAATCGATGGCCCGGCCACCTGACAAGTGCCTGTGCCGCTTGGGAACCGTGCGTGTTCCGCCCGATGCTCCAGCCGGCCAGGCCGAGTTCGGACAAACGTCGTTTGGCCGGGCAAGAGATTATCCGAAAAAGGTGTATTCGAATGTCATCTCATCTTGAAATGCTGAAGAGCGGACGTCTGATGCGGGATGGTCTGCTCAAAGACTGCGATGCAGCGGCGGAACTGCTGGAAAAGGTCGAGGCGAGCGATCTCGAAACGGTGCGTGTTGTCTTTGCCGATCAGCACGGTCTTTTGCGTGGCAAGACGATCGCTGCGGAAGCTCTCGGTTCTATTTTCCGCTCCGGCCTGAACCTGCCGGGCACTCTGATGCTGAAAGACACCGCCAATCGCACGGTATTTCCAATCTGGGACGGCCGCACGCCCGGTGTGATGGAAACCATGTCGGGGGCAGGGGACATGCTCCTCGTTCCCGATGCCACGACATTTCGGACCCTGCCCTGGAGCCCTCATTCGGCCTGGCTTTTCTGCGATCCGGTCACCCGGGACGGCAAGACCCTGCCTTTCGCGCCGCGCCACGTCCTGCAACGGGCCATCGACCGGCTGGCCGGGCTCGGATACAGTCTGACCGTCGGTCTTGAGGTCGAGTTCCATGTCTTCGATCTGAAGGAAAGGGCCCTGGAACACAATGAGGCCGGCTTGCCGGGCATGCCGCCGCAAACCCGGCTCCTGGATCAGGGGTACCAATATCTTTCCGACCAGAACTATGACCGGTTGGAGCCGGTGATGGACAGGCTGCGCCGCCATGCCCGTGCTCTCGGCCTGGTCGTGCGCTCCACCGAAGTGGAAATGGGTCCGAGCCAGTTCGAATTCACCTTCGACCCTGCCGGAGCGATGGAACACGCAGACAACATGATCATGTTCCGCGCCATGGTGAAGGAGGTTTGCGCGCGTCAGGGCCTGCACGCCACCTTTATGTGCCGGCCGAAGGTCGATAACACCGCTTCCAGCGGTTGGCATCTGCATCAATCCCTCGTCGATGCCGGAGGGAACAATGTCTTCATCCCCGAGGCGGCGGGCACGCTGACGCCACAAGCAAGCGCCTGGATCGGCGGGCTGTTGCGGCATGCGGCCGAAAGCTGCGTTCTGACCACCCCTACGGTCAATGGCTACAAGCGCTATCAGCCGTTTGCACTCGCTCCGGACCGGATCGAATGGGGGAACGACAACCGCGGCGCCATGATCCGAGCGCTGATTACTCCGGGCGATGGGGCAAGCCGTATCGAGAACCGGGTGGCGGAGCCGGCGGCGAACCCTTATTTCTACATCGCCTCGCAAATCTTGTCCGGGGTTGCCGGACTCGAAGGCAACCTTGAAGCGCCGGAGCCGGTCGAAACTCCCTATGAGAATGCCGAGCGCAGCCTGCCTCCGAGTCTGATTGCGGCAATCGCGGCCTTCGAGGCCGGCGAACTCTTCCAGGCGGCTCTTGGTACCGATTTCACGGAATACATATCGGTCTTGAAGCGCGCCGAATGGAAGCGCTATCTCGCGACCGTTTCGGAGTGGGAGCAGCAGGAATATTTCAGCATCTTCTGACCGGCGCTCTGACACGCCCATTAGGATACCACGAACCTATAGACGGGTGTTCCTTCGGCCTCGACGCGGCAGCTGAATAGCTTCCCTTTTGAAGTCGTTGTCCCAGTCTCGCGGGTCAAGCCGGTAACGAACAGCGTTTTACCGTCGTCCCCTCCGAAACAGGGCATCGTCGGGGCAGCTATGGGCACTGCAATGGTTTTTAGCAGTTCCCCCTCCGGCGAGAAGACGTTGATGCAGCCTCCCGTAACTCCGGCGCTCCAATAGTTTCCATCAGTATCGACGGCGGCCCCGTCGGGCAGGCCTTGCTCTTCCGTTGGCGAGGCAAGGAGACGGGGTTTCGCAATCGTACCTGTCGTTGGATCGAAGTCCCACGCCCGGATTGCGGGCTCCCTGGAATCGGCGTGATAGAGGGTTAGATTGTCAGGGCTCCATGCCAATCCATTGGAAACGCGAATACCGTCGATCATCCGCGTACATGTACCGTCCGCAACAATGCGATAAAGCGCAGCCGTGGGCTGAGCCGGTCGGGTCGCGTGCATCGATCCGACCCAAAAGGCGCCATCCGGGCCAACCTTGCCGTCGTTAAGGCGGTTCATCGCGCGATCGGGCTCCGGTGTCACCAAATGGTCGAGCGCACCTGTTGACGGCGTAAAGAAGCAAACATCCTTTCTAAGCGAGACGATCAGGCGCTCGTCCGCGGTCAGTCCGATAGAGGTGACCGCATCCGGCATTGCGTGTCGCTCAAGCGAGCCCGTTGCCGGAGTGTAAGAAAAAATGGCCGGCAATAGGATGTCAACGAACCACAGAAGTCCGCGCGCGTCATCCCAGACAGGGCCCTCGCCGAGCGGGGTTTCCAGATCAAGACAAGGTTTAAAGGGTAAAGTTTCTCTGCGCATGAGGTCGCCTTCCCGGCAATAAGTGACTGAACGATTTCCGAACTCGGCAGGCTTCGTCTTGACGCTCCCTGTTTGAAGTCTGGTGCGCGCATATTGACTGTCGTCATTTATGGTATATCGTATATCAAAATTCAAGACAGATGCTTTAAACGGAATATCCCTTATGAGAAACGGCCTGAGAGCCCGCCTTGCTGCGGACCGTCCCTGCGTCAACGGCTGGCTGTCCATGTCAAATGGCTACGGCGCCGAACTGATGACGCGCTGCAGCTGGGACAGCCTCACCGTAGATTTGCAGCATGGCGTCCATGACTATGCGTCGATGGTCGCCTGTTTTCAGGGGATCAGATTTTCGGGCATTCCGCCTCTTGCGCGGGTGGCTTCGCTGGATAGCGGCATGATCGGCAAGGCGCTGGATGCCGGCGCCTGGGGGATCATCTGCCCGATGATCAACTCGCGCCAGGAAGCGGCCGACTTTGTTTCCGCCTGTCTCTATCCGCCCCTTGGGCGCCGGTCCAACGGTCCCAACCGCGCCGCAGGATATGGCGAACCGCAGGCGAGTTACCAAAGTTTCGCAAACGAGGAAGTACTCGTCATACCCATGATCGAAACGGGGGAGGCCGTGGAGTCGCTCGACGACATCCTGGATGTGCCAGGCGTCAGCGGCGTCTATATCGGCCCCAGCGATCTGGCGGTCTCCATGGGCCACCCGCCTACCTTTGATACCGAAATACCTGAAATCCTTGCCATATACCGACGGATCGTTGCTGCCACGCATCGGCGTGGCCAATTTGCAGGCATACACTGCCTGAGCGCCGACTATGCGGCACGAATGACGCAAATGGGACTTCAGCTCGTGACCATTTCCAGCGATGGATTGCTGATGACCGCTGGCGCACTTCAGGCACTTGATCGGTTTCGTTCAGGGATAGGAGAACGAGAATGACCATGCCGCCATCCCAACGACTGTCCTCCCTCGGCCTGATGCTGCCAACCATGCGCGTTCCCGTCGGAAATTTCATCATGGCAAGACGGTATGGCGATCTTTTGTTCCTGTCGGGCCAGGGACCGACGACCGCCGATGGCTTGAAAATGACGGGCAAGGTCGGCGCGGAGGTGTCGATAGACGAAGCCTACGGCCATGCGCGCCTGGTAACGCTGAACCTGCTTGCGGCTATCGATGCCCATCTCGGCTCGATCGATCAAGTCGATGCGATCGTCAAGGTTCTCGGATTCGTCAACGCTGCGCCTGACTTTGGAGATCACCCGGCCGTCATTAATGGTTGCTCGGATCTGCTGATCGACATTTTCGGCAAGGCATGCGGTCAACACGCCCGTGCGGCGATCGGTGCCGGCAGCCTACCTTCCGGGATCACCGTCGAAATCGAAATGGTTGTGGGCTGCCGCGCGTAAAAAGCGGGCAGCATCTCCAATCCCTTTCAAACTCTCAGAACAGTCATGACGCATGAAAAGTCAGAAAACGGCCTTCGACACCACGAACCTCAGCCTTTCCCAGCAAATCTATGAGCGGTTACGACTGTCCCTGATGGCGGGCAGATATCCTCCGGGCTCCCGCCTGAACATTAGCCGGTTGGCCCAGGAATTCGGCGTTTCCGCGACACCTGTGCGCGAGGCGGTGGTGCAACTCGTACGGGAGCAAGCGCTCGAGCTGCGCCGAGGTCATCAAGCCCGTGTGCCGGTGCCCGAGATCGCCCACTATATTCAGGTTCGGGAAACACGCGTACCTCTGGAACGTTTGGCGGCAGAGCTTGCCACCACGCACATCACCGATGAAGGGATCGATGAGCTGGAAGCACTGCACCGCAGCTATGTGACGTGCGAGGAGCGCGAGGACTGGCTGGGCGCGCTCGCAGCCAACCAGTCCTTCCACTTCCGTATCTACGAGGCATCGGCCAATCCGGTTCTGAAAAGCGTTCTGGAGAACTTCTGGCTCATCGCGGGGCCGTTCATAACCAATCAATATCCGGCCTTACGGAACGCTCATACGGATCCGCATCCGCATAATTCCCTGATCGAAGCCCTCCGCCGCCGTTCTGCGCCGGAGGCGGGCGACGCGCTGGTCAGAGACCTGAGGGATGGGTCTTATCACGTTGTGGCCTGGCTCAAGGCCAACAAGCTCCGTGCCGACGGCACGGTCGCTAAGGAATGAGAAGAACGATTAAGCGATTTTCCATTGCAAAGTGGGCATTATGCTATATCGTATATCATATACCATTTAAGGAGATCCTTCGACGTGCTTATGCTCTCCGCAAGACGCATACTCATGACAATTCCCGTCATGTTCATTGTCGCGTTGATCGTTTTCGGTCTTCTGTACCTGGCGCCGGGTGATCCCGCCGTCGTGTTTGCGGGCGATCAGGCAACCCCGGAGCAAATCGCCGCCATTCGCAGTCGTATGGGGCTCGACCAACCTTTTTTCATTCAATTCGTGACATGGCTCTGGAACATTCTTCACGGCGATCTCGGACGCTCTCTTGTCAGCAATGTGCCGGTCACGCAGCTCATCGCCCAGCGGATCGGTCCGACCCTTTCGCTGACGACCCTGACATTGGTTTTTTCGGTGCTGACCGCCGTGCCGCTCAGTCTCTTTGCGGCTTGGCAGCGCGGCAAGCTTATCGATCGCGCCGTGATGCTGATGGGGGTTGCCGGTTTTTCGATCCCGGTATTCGTGCTGGCCTACTGCCTGTCTTACATTTTCGCCGTGGAACTGCGTTGGTTGCCGGTGCAAGGTTACAAGCCGCTGTCGGCAGGTATCTGGCCCTGGCTGCGCGGCCTGTTGCTGCCAGCCCTGGCGCTTGGATCGGGATACGTCGCGCTCATCTCACGGATCGGCAGAGCCTCGCTCGTTGAAGTTCTTCAACAGGACTATATCCGTACGGCGCGGGCGAAAGGCGGCGCGACCGTCACCATTCTATTCAGGCACGCCCTTAAAAACGCCGCCGTTCCCATCGTAACCGTCGTCGGCTTGGGTATTGGACTGCTGATCGGCGGTGCCGTGGTGACCGAAACCGTCTTCGCGCTCCCCGGGATCGGTCGCCTCGCGGCCGACGCGATTCTGAGGCGCGACTATCCGGTGATCCAGGGCGTCGTCCTGCTGTTTTCGTTCTCCTACATGCTGATCAACCTCCTGGTTGATCTGATCTACCCCTTCCTCGACCCCAGGATTCGCCATTGACCTCCCACACCACAACTCTTCCGCCTGTCGCGGCAGACTTGCCGGATATACTGGAAGAGCGCACGCTGCGCTCGGGCATTACCGGATTGGCCTTGAGGCATCTTTCCGTGACGGTGGGCCTCATCGGCCTCGGCCTCCTCCTGTTCATTGCCGTCGGTGCTCCATGGCTTGGAACAGTGGATCCTCTGGCCCTTAATCCGGCCCTGCGTATCAAGCCGCCGTCGCCTGAGCATTTCTTCGGGACAGACATGTTGGGGCGGGATCTGTGGTCACGCGTTCTTTACGGCACGCGCGTCTCGCTCATCGTCGGCTTCTCGGTCGCCATGCTTGCGACGGCGATCGGCGCATTGCTCGGCATGGTCGCCGGCTTCATCCGCACGACGGACATGGTGATCATGCGCGTGATGGATGCGGTCATGTCTATCCCGTCCATCCTGCTGGCAATCGCGCTTGTCGCTTTGACACGGCCGTCCGTCCTGAATGTCGTCATCGCGATCACGGTGGCGGAAATCCCACGTGTTGCCCGGCTTGTTCGGTCCGTCGTTCTTTCGCTCCGGGAGCTTTCCTATATCGAGGCCGGGATCGTTTCCGGATCGAGCCCCGCCCAAATCATCAGGCGTCATATCCTACCGAATGCCATCGCGCCCATCATCGTGCAGGCAACGTATATCTGTGCATCGGCCATGATTATCGAGGCCACGTTGTCCTTCATCGGAGCCGGGACACCTGCTTCCGTCCCGTCCTGGGGCAACATCATGGCGGAAGGCAGAGCGGTCTGGCAGGTCAGGCCCCTGATCATGCTCATCCCGGCGGCGTTCCTGTCCTTCACCGTTCTGGCGGTCAACATGGTCGGAGACGGTCTGAGAGACGCCCTTGATAGCAGACTGGTCAAGGATATCTGACGTGGCCCTTCTCCAAGTAGAAAATCTTCAAACCCACTTTCGCACACCCCGGGGCATCAATCGCGCCGTTGAGGGGCTGAGCTTCTCCGTCGAGGCGGGCGAAACACTTGCAATTGTTGGGGAGTCCGGCTGCGGCAAGTCGGTCACCTCGATGTCGATCATGCGGCTCTTGCCGCCGGAAGTCGCGAAAAGCGTCGGACGGATCACCTTCAATGGCCGCAATCTGCTGGATCTCCGGGAAGCGGAGATGCGCGGCATCAGGGGCAACGAGATCGGCATGATCTTCCAAGAGCCGATGACCAGCCTCAACCCTGTCCTGACTGTTGCGGAGCAGGTCGAGGAAACCATAGCCCTGCATCAGAAGGTGCCGCGGGCCGAATTGAAAAGGCGCGCGCTGGAGATGTTGGAATTGGTCGGCATTCCCGATGCATCGCGGAGAATGCGGGAATATCCTCATCAACTGTCGGGCGGGATGCGTCAGCGCATCATGATTGCGCTGGCCCTTGCCTGTCGTCCCAAACTTCTGATCGCCGACGAACCGACAACAGCGCTCGATGTGACCATACAAGCCCAAATCCTCGACCTGTTACGCAATATCCAGCAACAACAGGACACGGCGATTATCCTGATCACACATGATCTGGGCGTCGTTGCCGAAGCCTCGGATCGCGCCGTCGTCATGTACGCGGGGCGTAAGATCGAGGAGGCCCGGACAGAGACACTGCTCTCCAGGCCTCGGCACCCCTATACGCAGGGACTACTGGCGGCGGTGCCGCGGATCGGGCAATCCCAACGCGGCAAATTGACCGAAATTCCGGGCCTGGTGCCGGATTTGCGCCAGCGTATCCGAGGCTGCGCTTTTGCGAACCGCTGCCCGCAGGCCACCGACTTCTGCCGCAGTCACGCACCGGCTCTGGAGGTCAAGGCGCCGAACCATGCCGCCGCCTGTCATCTGGCTGAACCGGAAGGAGGCCGCTCATGACCACGGCTGCTCACGATGCGCCGCTGCTGAGCGTGCGGAACCTTGCCAAGTATTACGAGGTCAAAAGCGGCTTCCTCGGGCGTACGCGGGGAGAGGTCAAAGCCGTTGAGGATGTCAGCTTCGACATAGCCCGAGGTGAGACACTTTCTCTCGTCGGCGAATCCGGCTGCGGAAAGTCGACAGTGGGACGCGCCATCGCCGGTCTGCATTCCGTGACCCGCGGCGATATCCTCCTGAACGGCGTATCGATCGACAGTCCTGAATCCCGCGCCGCTCATCAGTGGCATCGCAAGGTTCAGGTGGTCTTTCAGGATCCTTATTCCAGCCTTAACCCGCGTATGCGGGTGCGCGACATCATCGCTGAACCGCTGCGCAATTGCGGCATGGCGCGCAATTCCATCGAACTCCGCGAACGCGTTTCCAAACTTATCGAGCTCGTGCACCTGCCAAGAGACGCGGGCGAGCGCTTTCCGCATGAGTTTTCCGGCGGACAGCGTCAGCGAATTGGCATTGCACGTGCGCTCGCCCCGTCTCCGGAGCTCATTATTTGCGACGAGGCCGTATCGGCGCTCGATGTTTCGGTCAAGGCGCAGATCGTCAACCTTCTTGGAGAACTGCGCGAAGAGCTGGGGCTGTCTTTGTTGTTCATCAGTCATGATCTGGCGATTGTCGATCACATCACCGACCGCGTTGCCGTGATGTACCTGGGCCGGATTGTGGAAATCGGAACGCGCGACGATCTGTTCGGGACGCCGCGTCATCCCTATACGCAGGCGCTTCTCTCTGCCGTGCCGATGGTCGATCCGGCCATCCGGCGAGATCGGA is part of the uncultured Roseibium sp. genome and encodes:
- a CDS encoding ABC transporter permease; translated protein: MTSHTTTLPPVAADLPDILEERTLRSGITGLALRHLSVTVGLIGLGLLLFIAVGAPWLGTVDPLALNPALRIKPPSPEHFFGTDMLGRDLWSRVLYGTRVSLIVGFSVAMLATAIGALLGMVAGFIRTTDMVIMRVMDAVMSIPSILLAIALVALTRPSVLNVVIAITVAEIPRVARLVRSVVLSLRELSYIEAGIVSGSSPAQIIRRHILPNAIAPIIVQATYICASAMIIEATLSFIGAGTPASVPSWGNIMAEGRAVWQVRPLIMLIPAAFLSFTVLAVNMVGDGLRDALDSRLVKDI
- a CDS encoding ABC transporter ATP-binding protein, with product MALLQVENLQTHFRTPRGINRAVEGLSFSVEAGETLAIVGESGCGKSVTSMSIMRLLPPEVAKSVGRITFNGRNLLDLREAEMRGIRGNEIGMIFQEPMTSLNPVLTVAEQVEETIALHQKVPRAELKRRALEMLELVGIPDASRRMREYPHQLSGGMRQRIMIALALACRPKLLIADEPTTALDVTIQAQILDLLRNIQQQQDTAIILITHDLGVVAEASDRAVVMYAGRKIEEARTETLLSRPRHPYTQGLLAAVPRIGQSQRGKLTEIPGLVPDLRQRIRGCAFANRCPQATDFCRSHAPALEVKAPNHAAACHLAEPEGGRS
- a CDS encoding oligopeptide/dipeptide ABC transporter ATP-binding protein; its protein translation is MTTAAHDAPLLSVRNLAKYYEVKSGFLGRTRGEVKAVEDVSFDIARGETLSLVGESGCGKSTVGRAIAGLHSVTRGDILLNGVSIDSPESRAAHQWHRKVQVVFQDPYSSLNPRMRVRDIIAEPLRNCGMARNSIELRERVSKLIELVHLPRDAGERFPHEFSGGQRQRIGIARALAPSPELIICDEAVSALDVSVKAQIVNLLGELREELGLSLLFISHDLAIVDHITDRVAVMYLGRIVEIGTRDDLFGTPRHPYTQALLSAVPMVDPAIRRDRILLKGELPSPMSPPSGCAFRTRCPQAFDLCSREVPASVALGGKQTAACHLLEPAETFLPQ